A stretch of the Capricornis sumatraensis isolate serow.1 chromosome 21, serow.2, whole genome shotgun sequence genome encodes the following:
- the MBD1 gene encoding methyl-CpG-binding domain protein 1 isoform X6, whose translation MAEDWLDCPALGPGWKRREVFRKSGATCGRSDTYYQSPTGDRIRSKVELTRYLGPACDLTLFDFKQGVLCYPSSKAHSLAITSRKRKKPSKPAKARKCQVGPQKSEVRKEAPRDDTKADTDTVPASLPAPGCCENCGISFSGDGTRRQRLKTLCKDCRAQRIAFNREQRMFKRVGCGECTACQVKEDCGACSTCLLQLPHDVASGLFCKCERRRCLRIVERSRGCGVCRGCQTREDCGRCRVCLRPPRPGLRRQWKCVQRRCLRHLAHRLRRHHQRCQRRPSLAVAPPAGKHGRRRGGCDSKVVARRRPPRAQSPPPPPPPQPPESPELHPRALAPSPPAEFIYYCVDEDELQPYTNRRQNRKCGACAACLRRTDCGHCDFCCDKPKFGGSNQKRQKCRWRQCLQFAMKRLLPSVWAESEDGASPPPAHPHRKRPGSTRRPHLGQTLKPPLATPAAQPDRAQTPVKEEAGSGFVLPPPGTDLVFLREGASSPVQVPGPAPASTETRLQEAQCPGLSWVVALPQVKQEKADAQEDWTPGTAILTSPVLLPGCPSKAVDPGLPSVKQEPPDPEEEKDDSKADSTSDLAPEEEAGGAGTPVITEIFSLGGTRLRDTAVWLPRLRKLLTVNENEYFTELQLKEEAF comes from the exons ATGGCTGAGGACTGGCTGGACTGCCCAGCTCTGGGCCCTGGCTGGAAGCGCCGTGAAGTTTTTCGCAAGTCAGGTGCCACCTGTGGACGCTCAGACACCTACTACCAGAG CCCCACAGGAGACAGGATCCGAAGCAAAGTTGAGCTGACCCGATACCTGGGCCCTGCATGTGATCTCACCCTCTTCGACTTCAAACAGGGCGTCCTCTGCTATCCATCCTCCAAG GCCCACTCCTTGGCCATCACCAGCAGGAAGCGGAAGAAGCCTTCAAAGCCAGCCAAGGCTCGGAAGTGTCAGGTTGGACCTCAGAAGAGTGAAGTCAGGAAGGAGGCACCAAGGGATGACACCAAGGCTGACACTGACACAGTCCCAGCTTCACTTCCTGCCCCTGG GTGCTGTGAGAACTGTGGAATCAGCTTTTCAGGAGATGGCACCCGAAGGCAGCGGCTCAAGACTTTGTGCAAGGACTGCCGAG cACAGAGGATCGCTTTCAATCGGGAGCAGAGGATGTTTAAG CGTGTGGGCTGCGGGGAGTGTACGGCCTGCCAGGTAAAGGAAGATTGTGGGGCCTGCTCCACCTGCCTCCTGCAGTTGCCCCATGATGTGGCCTCGGGGCTGTTCTGCAAGTGTGAGCGAAGACGGTGCCTCCGCATTGTGGAAAGG AGCCGAGGGTGTGGAGTGTGCCGGGGCTGTCAGACCCGAGAGGACTGTGGCCGCTGTCGAGTCTGCCTTCGCCCTCCCCGCCCTGGGCTCCGGCGCCAATGGAAGTGCGTCCAGCGGCGCTGCCTCCGG CACCTTGCTCACCGTCTCCGTCGCCACCATCAGCGATGTCAACGACGCCCTTCCCTCGCTGTGGCTCCTCCTGCT GGTAAACACGGCCGCCGTAGGGGAGGCTGCGATTCCAAGGTGGTGGCCCGGCGGCGTCCACCCCGAGCCCAGTCACCGCCTCCACCTCCCCCACCGCAGCCTCCAGAGTCTCCGGAGCTG CACCCCAGAGCCCTGGCCCCCTCGCCTCCTGCTGAATTCATCTATTACTGTGTAGACGAGGACGAGCTA CAGCCTTACACAAACCGTCGGCAGAACCGCAAGTGTGGGGCCTGTGCAGCCTGCCTGAGGCGGACGGACTGTGGCCACTGTGACTTCTGCTGTGACAAGCCCAAGTTTGGGGGCAGCAACCAGAAGCGCCAGAAGTGTCGTTGGCGCCAGTGCCTGCAGTTTGCTATG AAGCGACTTCTGCCAAGTGTCTGGGCAGAGTCCGAAGATGGGGCATCGCCGCCCCCAGCTCACCCTCATCGAAAGAGGCCTGGCTCTACTCGAAGGCCTCATCTGGGTCAGACCCTGAAGCCTCCCTTGGCCACACCGGCAGCTCAACCAGACCGAGCCCAAACTCCAGTGAAGGAGGAAGCAGGCAGTGGCTTTGTGCTGCCCCCACCTGGCACTGACCTTGTGTTCTTACGGGAGGGCGCAAGCAGTCCCGTGCAGGTGCCTGGCCCAGCCCCGGCTTCCACAGAAACTCGGTTGCAG GAGGCCCAGTGCCCTGGCCTGAGTTGGGTCGTGGCCTTACCCCAGGTGAAGCAAGAGAAGGCGGATGCCCAGGAAGACTGGACACCGGGCACAGCCATCCTGACTTCTCCTGTATTGCTGCCTGGCTGCCCCAGCAAG GCAGTAGACCCAGGCCTGCCATCAGTGAAGCAAGAGCCACCTGACCCTGAGGAGGAGAAGGACGACAGCAAGGCTGACTCCACCTCTGACTTGGCcccagaggaggaggcaggaggggctggCACGCCCGTG ATCACGGAGATTTTCAGCCTGGGTGGAACCCGCCTCCGGGACACAGCAGTCTGGTTGCCAAG gcTACGTAAACTCTTAACAGTAaatgaaaatgagtattttaCCGAACTGCAATTAAAAGAAGAAGCATTCTAG
- the MBD1 gene encoding methyl-CpG-binding domain protein 1 isoform X5: MAEDWLDCPALGPGWKRREVFRKSGATCGRSDTYYQSPTGDRIRSKVELTRYLGPACDLTLFDFKQGVLCYPSSKAHSLAITSRKRKKPSKPAKARKCQVGPQKSEVRKEAPRDDTKADTDTVPASLPAPGCCENCGISFSGDGTRRQRLKTLCKDCRAQRIAFNREQRMFKRVGCGECTACQVKEDCGACSTCLLQLPHDVASGLFCKCERRRCLRIVERSRGCGVCRGCQTREDCGRCRVCLRPPRPGLRRQWKCVQRRCLRGKHGRRRGGCDSKVVARRRPPRAQSPPPPPPPQPPESPELHPRALAPSPPAEFIYYCVDEDELPYTNRRQNRKCGACAACLRRTDCGHCDFCCDKPKFGGSNQKRQKCRWRQCLQFAMKRLLPSVWAESEDGASPPPAHPHRKRPGSTRRPHLGQTLKPPLATPAAQPDRAQTPVKEEAGSGFVLPPPGTDLVFLREGASSPVQVPGPAPASTETRLQEAQCPGLSWVVALPQVKQEKADAQEDWTPGTAILTSPVLLPGCPSKAVDPGLPSVKQEPPDPEEEKDDSKADSTSDLAPEEEAGGAGTPVITEIFSLGGTRLRDTAVWLPSLQGRQSRRKDGCKMWETEDTLAPTCTSWKPQGWPESHVSLSPPPTSVMWVSCRRSWCPSSQS; this comes from the exons ATGGCTGAGGACTGGCTGGACTGCCCAGCTCTGGGCCCTGGCTGGAAGCGCCGTGAAGTTTTTCGCAAGTCAGGTGCCACCTGTGGACGCTCAGACACCTACTACCAGAG CCCCACAGGAGACAGGATCCGAAGCAAAGTTGAGCTGACCCGATACCTGGGCCCTGCATGTGATCTCACCCTCTTCGACTTCAAACAGGGCGTCCTCTGCTATCCATCCTCCAAG GCCCACTCCTTGGCCATCACCAGCAGGAAGCGGAAGAAGCCTTCAAAGCCAGCCAAGGCTCGGAAGTGTCAGGTTGGACCTCAGAAGAGTGAAGTCAGGAAGGAGGCACCAAGGGATGACACCAAGGCTGACACTGACACAGTCCCAGCTTCACTTCCTGCCCCTGG GTGCTGTGAGAACTGTGGAATCAGCTTTTCAGGAGATGGCACCCGAAGGCAGCGGCTCAAGACTTTGTGCAAGGACTGCCGAG cACAGAGGATCGCTTTCAATCGGGAGCAGAGGATGTTTAAG CGTGTGGGCTGCGGGGAGTGTACGGCCTGCCAGGTAAAGGAAGATTGTGGGGCCTGCTCCACCTGCCTCCTGCAGTTGCCCCATGATGTGGCCTCGGGGCTGTTCTGCAAGTGTGAGCGAAGACGGTGCCTCCGCATTGTGGAAAGG AGCCGAGGGTGTGGAGTGTGCCGGGGCTGTCAGACCCGAGAGGACTGTGGCCGCTGTCGAGTCTGCCTTCGCCCTCCCCGCCCTGGGCTCCGGCGCCAATGGAAGTGCGTCCAGCGGCGCTGCCTCCGG GGTAAACACGGCCGCCGTAGGGGAGGCTGCGATTCCAAGGTGGTGGCCCGGCGGCGTCCACCCCGAGCCCAGTCACCGCCTCCACCTCCCCCACCGCAGCCTCCAGAGTCTCCGGAGCTG CACCCCAGAGCCCTGGCCCCCTCGCCTCCTGCTGAATTCATCTATTACTGTGTAGACGAGGACGAGCTA CCTTACACAAACCGTCGGCAGAACCGCAAGTGTGGGGCCTGTGCAGCCTGCCTGAGGCGGACGGACTGTGGCCACTGTGACTTCTGCTGTGACAAGCCCAAGTTTGGGGGCAGCAACCAGAAGCGCCAGAAGTGTCGTTGGCGCCAGTGCCTGCAGTTTGCTATG AAGCGACTTCTGCCAAGTGTCTGGGCAGAGTCCGAAGATGGGGCATCGCCGCCCCCAGCTCACCCTCATCGAAAGAGGCCTGGCTCTACTCGAAGGCCTCATCTGGGTCAGACCCTGAAGCCTCCCTTGGCCACACCGGCAGCTCAACCAGACCGAGCCCAAACTCCAGTGAAGGAGGAAGCAGGCAGTGGCTTTGTGCTGCCCCCACCTGGCACTGACCTTGTGTTCTTACGGGAGGGCGCAAGCAGTCCCGTGCAGGTGCCTGGCCCAGCCCCGGCTTCCACAGAAACTCGGTTGCAG GAGGCCCAGTGCCCTGGCCTGAGTTGGGTCGTGGCCTTACCCCAGGTGAAGCAAGAGAAGGCGGATGCCCAGGAAGACTGGACACCGGGCACAGCCATCCTGACTTCTCCTGTATTGCTGCCTGGCTGCCCCAGCAAG GCAGTAGACCCAGGCCTGCCATCAGTGAAGCAAGAGCCACCTGACCCTGAGGAGGAGAAGGACGACAGCAAGGCTGACTCCACCTCTGACTTGGCcccagaggaggaggcaggaggggctggCACGCCCGTG ATCACGGAGATTTTCAGCCTGGGTGGAACCCGCCTCCGGGACACAGCAGTCTGGTTGCCAAG TCTGCAGGGCAGGCAATCGAGAAGGAAAGATGGATGTAAAATGTGGGAGACGGAGGACACACTAGCGCCCACGTGCACGAGCTGGAAACCACAAGGATGGCCTGAAAGCCATGTCAGCCTCTCACCACCTCCAACTTCAGTGATGTGGGTGTCCTGCAGAAGAAGCTGGTGCCCTTCATCACAGAGTTAA
- the MBD1 gene encoding methyl-CpG-binding domain protein 1 isoform X4, translating into MAEDWLDCPALGPGWKRREVFRKSGATCGRSDTYYQSPTGDRIRSKVELTRYLGPACDLTLFDFKQGVLCYPSSKAHSLAITSRKRKKPSKPAKARKCQVGPQKSEVRKEAPRDDTKADTDTVPASLPAPGCCENCGISFSGDGTRRQRLKTLCKDCRAQRIAFNREQRMFKRVGCGECTACQVKEDCGACSTCLLQLPHDVASGLFCKCERRRCLRIVERSRGCGVCRGCQTREDCGRCRVCLRPPRPGLRRQWKCVQRRCLRGKHGRRRGGCDSKVVARRRPPRAQSPPPPPPPQPPESPELHPRALAPSPPAEFIYYCVDEDELQPYTNRRQNRKCGACAACLRRTDCGHCDFCCDKPKFGGSNQKRQKCRWRQCLQFAMKRLLPSVWAESEDGASPPPAHPHRKRPGSTRRPHLGQTLKPPLATPAAQPDRAQTPVKEEAGSGFVLPPPGTDLVFLREGASSPVQVPGPAPASTETRLQEAQCPGLSWVVALPQVKQEKADAQEDWTPGTAILTSPVLLPGCPSKAVDPGLPSVKQEPPDPEEEKDDSKADSTSDLAPEEEAGGAGTPVITEIFSLGGTRLRDTAVWLPSLQGRQSRRKDGCKMWETEDTLAPTCTSWKPQGWPESHVSLSPPPTSVMWVSCRRSWCPSSQS; encoded by the exons ATGGCTGAGGACTGGCTGGACTGCCCAGCTCTGGGCCCTGGCTGGAAGCGCCGTGAAGTTTTTCGCAAGTCAGGTGCCACCTGTGGACGCTCAGACACCTACTACCAGAG CCCCACAGGAGACAGGATCCGAAGCAAAGTTGAGCTGACCCGATACCTGGGCCCTGCATGTGATCTCACCCTCTTCGACTTCAAACAGGGCGTCCTCTGCTATCCATCCTCCAAG GCCCACTCCTTGGCCATCACCAGCAGGAAGCGGAAGAAGCCTTCAAAGCCAGCCAAGGCTCGGAAGTGTCAGGTTGGACCTCAGAAGAGTGAAGTCAGGAAGGAGGCACCAAGGGATGACACCAAGGCTGACACTGACACAGTCCCAGCTTCACTTCCTGCCCCTGG GTGCTGTGAGAACTGTGGAATCAGCTTTTCAGGAGATGGCACCCGAAGGCAGCGGCTCAAGACTTTGTGCAAGGACTGCCGAG cACAGAGGATCGCTTTCAATCGGGAGCAGAGGATGTTTAAG CGTGTGGGCTGCGGGGAGTGTACGGCCTGCCAGGTAAAGGAAGATTGTGGGGCCTGCTCCACCTGCCTCCTGCAGTTGCCCCATGATGTGGCCTCGGGGCTGTTCTGCAAGTGTGAGCGAAGACGGTGCCTCCGCATTGTGGAAAGG AGCCGAGGGTGTGGAGTGTGCCGGGGCTGTCAGACCCGAGAGGACTGTGGCCGCTGTCGAGTCTGCCTTCGCCCTCCCCGCCCTGGGCTCCGGCGCCAATGGAAGTGCGTCCAGCGGCGCTGCCTCCGG GGTAAACACGGCCGCCGTAGGGGAGGCTGCGATTCCAAGGTGGTGGCCCGGCGGCGTCCACCCCGAGCCCAGTCACCGCCTCCACCTCCCCCACCGCAGCCTCCAGAGTCTCCGGAGCTG CACCCCAGAGCCCTGGCCCCCTCGCCTCCTGCTGAATTCATCTATTACTGTGTAGACGAGGACGAGCTA CAGCCTTACACAAACCGTCGGCAGAACCGCAAGTGTGGGGCCTGTGCAGCCTGCCTGAGGCGGACGGACTGTGGCCACTGTGACTTCTGCTGTGACAAGCCCAAGTTTGGGGGCAGCAACCAGAAGCGCCAGAAGTGTCGTTGGCGCCAGTGCCTGCAGTTTGCTATG AAGCGACTTCTGCCAAGTGTCTGGGCAGAGTCCGAAGATGGGGCATCGCCGCCCCCAGCTCACCCTCATCGAAAGAGGCCTGGCTCTACTCGAAGGCCTCATCTGGGTCAGACCCTGAAGCCTCCCTTGGCCACACCGGCAGCTCAACCAGACCGAGCCCAAACTCCAGTGAAGGAGGAAGCAGGCAGTGGCTTTGTGCTGCCCCCACCTGGCACTGACCTTGTGTTCTTACGGGAGGGCGCAAGCAGTCCCGTGCAGGTGCCTGGCCCAGCCCCGGCTTCCACAGAAACTCGGTTGCAG GAGGCCCAGTGCCCTGGCCTGAGTTGGGTCGTGGCCTTACCCCAGGTGAAGCAAGAGAAGGCGGATGCCCAGGAAGACTGGACACCGGGCACAGCCATCCTGACTTCTCCTGTATTGCTGCCTGGCTGCCCCAGCAAG GCAGTAGACCCAGGCCTGCCATCAGTGAAGCAAGAGCCACCTGACCCTGAGGAGGAGAAGGACGACAGCAAGGCTGACTCCACCTCTGACTTGGCcccagaggaggaggcaggaggggctggCACGCCCGTG ATCACGGAGATTTTCAGCCTGGGTGGAACCCGCCTCCGGGACACAGCAGTCTGGTTGCCAAG TCTGCAGGGCAGGCAATCGAGAAGGAAAGATGGATGTAAAATGTGGGAGACGGAGGACACACTAGCGCCCACGTGCACGAGCTGGAAACCACAAGGATGGCCTGAAAGCCATGTCAGCCTCTCACCACCTCCAACTTCAGTGATGTGGGTGTCCTGCAGAAGAAGCTGGTGCCCTTCATCACAGAGTTAA
- the MBD1 gene encoding methyl-CpG-binding domain protein 1 isoform X3 — MAEDWLDCPALGPGWKRREVFRKSGATCGRSDTYYQSPTGDRIRSKVELTRYLGPACDLTLFDFKQGVLCYPSSKAHSLAITSRKRKKPSKPAKARKCQVGPQKSEVRKEAPRDDTKADTDTVPASLPAPGCCENCGISFSGDGTRRQRLKTLCKDCRAQRIAFNREQRMFKRVGCGECTACQVKEDCGACSTCLLQLPHDVASGLFCKCERRRCLRIVERSRGCGVCRGCQTREDCGRCRVCLRPPRPGLRRQWKCVQRRCLRHLAHRLRRHHQRCQRRPSLAVAPPAGKHGRRRGGCDSKVVARRRPPRAQSPPPPPPPQPPESPELQPYTNRRQNRKCGACAACLRRTDCGHCDFCCDKPKFGGSNQKRQKCRWRQCLQFAMKRLLPSVWAESEDGASPPPAHPHRKRPGSTRRPHLGQTLKPPLATPAAQPDRAQTPVKEEAGSGFVLPPPGTDLVFLREGASSPVQVPGPAPASTETRLQEAQCPGLSWVVALPQVKQEKADAQEDWTPGTAILTSPVLLPGCPSKAVDPGLPSVKQEPPDPEEEKDDSKADSTSDLAPEEEAGGAGTPVITEIFSLGGTRLRDTAVWLPSLQGRQSRRKDGCKMWETEDTLAPTCTSWKPQGWPESHVSLSPPPTSVMWVSCRRSWCPSSQS, encoded by the exons ATGGCTGAGGACTGGCTGGACTGCCCAGCTCTGGGCCCTGGCTGGAAGCGCCGTGAAGTTTTTCGCAAGTCAGGTGCCACCTGTGGACGCTCAGACACCTACTACCAGAG CCCCACAGGAGACAGGATCCGAAGCAAAGTTGAGCTGACCCGATACCTGGGCCCTGCATGTGATCTCACCCTCTTCGACTTCAAACAGGGCGTCCTCTGCTATCCATCCTCCAAG GCCCACTCCTTGGCCATCACCAGCAGGAAGCGGAAGAAGCCTTCAAAGCCAGCCAAGGCTCGGAAGTGTCAGGTTGGACCTCAGAAGAGTGAAGTCAGGAAGGAGGCACCAAGGGATGACACCAAGGCTGACACTGACACAGTCCCAGCTTCACTTCCTGCCCCTGG GTGCTGTGAGAACTGTGGAATCAGCTTTTCAGGAGATGGCACCCGAAGGCAGCGGCTCAAGACTTTGTGCAAGGACTGCCGAG cACAGAGGATCGCTTTCAATCGGGAGCAGAGGATGTTTAAG CGTGTGGGCTGCGGGGAGTGTACGGCCTGCCAGGTAAAGGAAGATTGTGGGGCCTGCTCCACCTGCCTCCTGCAGTTGCCCCATGATGTGGCCTCGGGGCTGTTCTGCAAGTGTGAGCGAAGACGGTGCCTCCGCATTGTGGAAAGG AGCCGAGGGTGTGGAGTGTGCCGGGGCTGTCAGACCCGAGAGGACTGTGGCCGCTGTCGAGTCTGCCTTCGCCCTCCCCGCCCTGGGCTCCGGCGCCAATGGAAGTGCGTCCAGCGGCGCTGCCTCCGG CACCTTGCTCACCGTCTCCGTCGCCACCATCAGCGATGTCAACGACGCCCTTCCCTCGCTGTGGCTCCTCCTGCT GGTAAACACGGCCGCCGTAGGGGAGGCTGCGATTCCAAGGTGGTGGCCCGGCGGCGTCCACCCCGAGCCCAGTCACCGCCTCCACCTCCCCCACCGCAGCCTCCAGAGTCTCCGGAGCTG CAGCCTTACACAAACCGTCGGCAGAACCGCAAGTGTGGGGCCTGTGCAGCCTGCCTGAGGCGGACGGACTGTGGCCACTGTGACTTCTGCTGTGACAAGCCCAAGTTTGGGGGCAGCAACCAGAAGCGCCAGAAGTGTCGTTGGCGCCAGTGCCTGCAGTTTGCTATG AAGCGACTTCTGCCAAGTGTCTGGGCAGAGTCCGAAGATGGGGCATCGCCGCCCCCAGCTCACCCTCATCGAAAGAGGCCTGGCTCTACTCGAAGGCCTCATCTGGGTCAGACCCTGAAGCCTCCCTTGGCCACACCGGCAGCTCAACCAGACCGAGCCCAAACTCCAGTGAAGGAGGAAGCAGGCAGTGGCTTTGTGCTGCCCCCACCTGGCACTGACCTTGTGTTCTTACGGGAGGGCGCAAGCAGTCCCGTGCAGGTGCCTGGCCCAGCCCCGGCTTCCACAGAAACTCGGTTGCAG GAGGCCCAGTGCCCTGGCCTGAGTTGGGTCGTGGCCTTACCCCAGGTGAAGCAAGAGAAGGCGGATGCCCAGGAAGACTGGACACCGGGCACAGCCATCCTGACTTCTCCTGTATTGCTGCCTGGCTGCCCCAGCAAG GCAGTAGACCCAGGCCTGCCATCAGTGAAGCAAGAGCCACCTGACCCTGAGGAGGAGAAGGACGACAGCAAGGCTGACTCCACCTCTGACTTGGCcccagaggaggaggcaggaggggctggCACGCCCGTG ATCACGGAGATTTTCAGCCTGGGTGGAACCCGCCTCCGGGACACAGCAGTCTGGTTGCCAAG TCTGCAGGGCAGGCAATCGAGAAGGAAAGATGGATGTAAAATGTGGGAGACGGAGGACACACTAGCGCCCACGTGCACGAGCTGGAAACCACAAGGATGGCCTGAAAGCCATGTCAGCCTCTCACCACCTCCAACTTCAGTGATGTGGGTGTCCTGCAGAAGAAGCTGGTGCCCTTCATCACAGAGTTAA
- the MBD1 gene encoding methyl-CpG-binding domain protein 1 isoform X2, whose protein sequence is MAEDWLDCPALGPGWKRREVFRKSGATCGRSDTYYQSPTGDRIRSKVELTRYLGPACDLTLFDFKQGVLCYPSSKAHSLAITSRKRKKPSKPAKARKCQVGPQKSEVRKEAPRDDTKADTDTVPASLPAPGCCENCGISFSGDGTRRQRLKTLCKDCRAQRIAFNREQRMFKRVGCGECTACQVKEDCGACSTCLLQLPHDVASGLFCKCERRRCLRIVERSRGCGVCRGCQTREDCGRCRVCLRPPRPGLRRQWKCVQRRCLRHLAHRLRRHHQRCQRRPSLAVAPPAGKHGRRRGGCDSKVVARRRPPRAQSPPPPPPPQPPESPELHPRALAPSPPAEFIYYCVDEDELQPYTNRRQNRKCGACAACLRRTDCGHCDFCCDKPKFGGSNQKRQKCRWRQCLQFAMKRLLPSVWAESEDGASPPPAHPHRKRPGSTRRPHLGQTLKPPLATPAAQPDRAQTPVKEEAGSGFVLPPPGTDLVFLREGASSPVQVPGPAPASTETRLQEAQCPGLSWVVALPQVKQEKADAQEDWTPGTAILTSPVLLPGCPSKAVDPGLPSVKQEPPDPEEEKDDSKADSTSDLAPEEEAGGAGTPVITEIFSLGGTRLRDTAVWLPSLQGRQSRRKDGCKMWETEDTLAPTCTSWKPQGWPESHVSLSPPPTSVMWVSCRRSWCPSSQS, encoded by the exons ATGGCTGAGGACTGGCTGGACTGCCCAGCTCTGGGCCCTGGCTGGAAGCGCCGTGAAGTTTTTCGCAAGTCAGGTGCCACCTGTGGACGCTCAGACACCTACTACCAGAG CCCCACAGGAGACAGGATCCGAAGCAAAGTTGAGCTGACCCGATACCTGGGCCCTGCATGTGATCTCACCCTCTTCGACTTCAAACAGGGCGTCCTCTGCTATCCATCCTCCAAG GCCCACTCCTTGGCCATCACCAGCAGGAAGCGGAAGAAGCCTTCAAAGCCAGCCAAGGCTCGGAAGTGTCAGGTTGGACCTCAGAAGAGTGAAGTCAGGAAGGAGGCACCAAGGGATGACACCAAGGCTGACACTGACACAGTCCCAGCTTCACTTCCTGCCCCTGG GTGCTGTGAGAACTGTGGAATCAGCTTTTCAGGAGATGGCACCCGAAGGCAGCGGCTCAAGACTTTGTGCAAGGACTGCCGAG cACAGAGGATCGCTTTCAATCGGGAGCAGAGGATGTTTAAG CGTGTGGGCTGCGGGGAGTGTACGGCCTGCCAGGTAAAGGAAGATTGTGGGGCCTGCTCCACCTGCCTCCTGCAGTTGCCCCATGATGTGGCCTCGGGGCTGTTCTGCAAGTGTGAGCGAAGACGGTGCCTCCGCATTGTGGAAAGG AGCCGAGGGTGTGGAGTGTGCCGGGGCTGTCAGACCCGAGAGGACTGTGGCCGCTGTCGAGTCTGCCTTCGCCCTCCCCGCCCTGGGCTCCGGCGCCAATGGAAGTGCGTCCAGCGGCGCTGCCTCCGG CACCTTGCTCACCGTCTCCGTCGCCACCATCAGCGATGTCAACGACGCCCTTCCCTCGCTGTGGCTCCTCCTGCT GGTAAACACGGCCGCCGTAGGGGAGGCTGCGATTCCAAGGTGGTGGCCCGGCGGCGTCCACCCCGAGCCCAGTCACCGCCTCCACCTCCCCCACCGCAGCCTCCAGAGTCTCCGGAGCTG CACCCCAGAGCCCTGGCCCCCTCGCCTCCTGCTGAATTCATCTATTACTGTGTAGACGAGGACGAGCTA CAGCCTTACACAAACCGTCGGCAGAACCGCAAGTGTGGGGCCTGTGCAGCCTGCCTGAGGCGGACGGACTGTGGCCACTGTGACTTCTGCTGTGACAAGCCCAAGTTTGGGGGCAGCAACCAGAAGCGCCAGAAGTGTCGTTGGCGCCAGTGCCTGCAGTTTGCTATG AAGCGACTTCTGCCAAGTGTCTGGGCAGAGTCCGAAGATGGGGCATCGCCGCCCCCAGCTCACCCTCATCGAAAGAGGCCTGGCTCTACTCGAAGGCCTCATCTGGGTCAGACCCTGAAGCCTCCCTTGGCCACACCGGCAGCTCAACCAGACCGAGCCCAAACTCCAGTGAAGGAGGAAGCAGGCAGTGGCTTTGTGCTGCCCCCACCTGGCACTGACCTTGTGTTCTTACGGGAGGGCGCAAGCAGTCCCGTGCAGGTGCCTGGCCCAGCCCCGGCTTCCACAGAAACTCGGTTGCAG GAGGCCCAGTGCCCTGGCCTGAGTTGGGTCGTGGCCTTACCCCAGGTGAAGCAAGAGAAGGCGGATGCCCAGGAAGACTGGACACCGGGCACAGCCATCCTGACTTCTCCTGTATTGCTGCCTGGCTGCCCCAGCAAG GCAGTAGACCCAGGCCTGCCATCAGTGAAGCAAGAGCCACCTGACCCTGAGGAGGAGAAGGACGACAGCAAGGCTGACTCCACCTCTGACTTGGCcccagaggaggaggcaggaggggctggCACGCCCGTG ATCACGGAGATTTTCAGCCTGGGTGGAACCCGCCTCCGGGACACAGCAGTCTGGTTGCCAAG TCTGCAGGGCAGGCAATCGAGAAGGAAAGATGGATGTAAAATGTGGGAGACGGAGGACACACTAGCGCCCACGTGCACGAGCTGGAAACCACAAGGATGGCCTGAAAGCCATGTCAGCCTCTCACCACCTCCAACTTCAGTGATGTGGGTGTCCTGCAGAAGAAGCTGGTGCCCTTCATCACAGAGTTAA